Proteins found in one Camelus bactrianus isolate YW-2024 breed Bactrian camel chromosome X, ASM4877302v1, whole genome shotgun sequence genomic segment:
- the TEX28 gene encoding testis-specific protein TEX28 gives MEAEHTKSPTAALPSDVPSCRSLSSSEDGPSGHCSLSDGELARNLEASIKHRILYLSEQLRVERASRDENTVGYLELVSKADRHQAPHIRQAFEKVNQRTSATIAQIERRLCQCHQQLQELEEGCRPKGLVLRADSSLDDCEQPSERALGSESPEPVGADCPSTSLSHVIGHFPLESHCPALQPGRPFKTKRVAQQQALPWQRMKEELQEIKKFHLSLQVSCQSLKERYLTDLQVSLESLQEEKHRQALMEGQVNVHLQGHLDEIYCLKQNLACTEEKMAYLSYERAKEIWEVMETFKNRISKLESVQQVTQVAMTEKLRCRPQDLMFRFASLILTLAALLLVLVSTVCACPLPLVNSHLRTCTTLVLIGLGALAWQKRHAFPTTDWQAWVPARWRQSAKDSKPLSHGP, from the exons ATGGAA GCAGAACACACCAAGAGCCCAACTGCAGCCCTCCCCTCTGATGTTCCCTCATGCAGATCCCTGTCATCCAGTGAGGATGGCCCCAGTGGCCACTGCAGCCTCTCAGATGGGGAGCTGGCCCGGAACTTAGAGGCCAGCATCAAGCACCGCATCCTCTACCTCTCAGAGCAGCTGAGGGTGGAGAGGGCCAGCCGGGATGAGAACACCGTGGGCTACCTCGAGCTGGTGTCCAAAGCCGACCGGCACCAGGCCCCCCACATCCGGCAGGCCTTCGAGAAGGTGAACCAGCGCACCTCTGCCACCATCGCCCAGATCGAGCGAAGGCTCTGCCAGTGTCACCAGCAgctgcaggagctggaggagggctgCAGGCCCAAGGGCTTAGTGCTGAGGGCAGACAGCAGCCTTGATGACTGCGAGCAGCCCAGTGAGAGGGCCCTGGGTTCAGAGTCCCCCGAGCCAGTTGGGGCGGATTGCCCGTCCACTAGCCTGTCTCATGTCATCGGACACTTCCCTCTGGAGAGTCACTGCCCAGCCTTGCAGCCGGGGAGGCCCTTCAAGACCAAGCGTGTGGCCCAGCAGCAAGCCCTGCCGTGGCAGAGGATGAAGGAAGAACTGCAAGAAATCAAGAAGTTCCACCTCAGCCTCCAGGTGTCCTGTCAGAGCCTAAAGGAGAGGTACCTGACGGACCTGCAGGTGTCACTGGAATCCCTTCAGGAGGAGAAACACAG ACAAGCACTGATGGAAGGACAGGTGAATGTCCACCTGCAGGGGCACCTGGATGAGATTTACTGCCTCAAACAGAATCTGGCCTGCACTGAGGAGAAAATGGCATATCTGTCCTATGAGAGAGCCAAGGAGATCTGG GAGGTCATGGAGACTTTCAAGAACCGTATATCCAAGCTCGAAAGTGTACAGCAAGTGACCCAAGTGGCGATGACAGAGAAGCTCAGGTGCCGTCCCCAGGACTTAATGTTCCGTTTCGCCAGCCTGATCCTCACCCTGGCCGCCCTCCTCTTGGTCTTGGTCTCCACCGTGTGTGCCTGCCCCTTGCCGCTGGTGAACTCACACTTGCGTACCTGTACCACGCTTGTGCTGATCGGGCTGGGAGCCTTGGCTTGGCAGAAGCGGCACGCCTTCCCCACCACAGACTGGCAGGCCTGGGTCCCGGCCAGATGGAGACAGTCGGCCAAGGACTCCAAGCCTCTGTCACATGGGCCTTAA